One segment of Macrotis lagotis isolate mMagLag1 chromosome 1, bilby.v1.9.chrom.fasta, whole genome shotgun sequence DNA contains the following:
- the TMEM250 gene encoding transmembrane protein 250: MPVIPIPRRVRSFHGPHTTCLHSACGPVRTTHLVRTKYNNFDIYLKSRWMYGFIRFLLYFSCSLFTSILWVALSILFCLQYLGIRIFLRFQYKLSIILLLLGRRRVDFSLMNELLIYGIHVTMLLVGGLGWCFMVFVDM; the protein is encoded by the coding sequence ATGCCTGTAATTCCCATACCCCGGCGTGTCCGGTCTTTTCACGGCCCCCATACCACATGCCTGCATTCCGCCTGTGGGCCTGTAAGAACCACTCACTTAGTGCGAACCAAGTACAACAACTTCGACATCTATTTGAAGTCCCGATGGATGTATGGATTTATCCGCTTCCTGCTCTACTTCAGCTGCAGCCTGTTTACCTCCATCCTCTGGGTGGCGCTCTCCATCCTGTTTTGCCTTCAATACCTTGGCATCCGAATCTTTCTGCGTTTCCAGTACAAGCTGTCCATCATTCTCCTACTGCTGGGACGAAGGCGGGTTGATTTCAGCTTGATGAATGAGCTGCTCATTTATGGAATTCATGTGACTATGCTGCTGGTGGGAGGTCTGGGCTGGTGTTTCATGGTCTTTGTGGACATGTAA